A window of the Planctomycetota bacterium genome harbors these coding sequences:
- a CDS encoding formylglycine-generating enzyme family protein has product MVWIAGGEFSMGCADPRGLPDGGREAMDDARPIHRVKVDGFFMDRTEVTNSQFAAFTAATGYVTVAEKPPRAEDFPGAPPENLVAGSIVFTPPDEPVPLDTHYRWWNYVPGADWRHPFGPGSGIDGEEDRPVVHVAYADAEAYARWAGKRLPTEAEWEFAARGGQSGAPYPWGDAFRPEGRWMANTWQGRFPYDNSAADGFAGIAPVGRFPANEYGLHDMSGNVWEWCADWYRPDTYRNDAARGTVVNPAGPDDSHDPQEPGQAKRVLRGGSFLCTDQYCSRYIVGTRGKAEVSSGCNHIGFRCVLSPR; this is encoded by the coding sequence ATGGTGTGGATTGCGGGTGGCGAATTCTCGATGGGCTGTGCCGACCCGCGCGGCCTCCCTGACGGGGGGCGCGAGGCAATGGACGACGCGCGGCCGATCCATCGGGTCAAGGTCGACGGGTTTTTCATGGATCGGACCGAGGTCACCAACAGCCAATTCGCGGCCTTCACCGCCGCGACGGGCTATGTCACCGTCGCTGAAAAGCCACCGCGGGCCGAAGACTTTCCCGGAGCCCCGCCAGAGAACCTCGTCGCTGGGTCGATCGTCTTCACGCCCCCGGACGAACCGGTGCCTCTCGATACCCATTACCGGTGGTGGAACTACGTTCCAGGGGCAGATTGGCGCCATCCGTTCGGCCCGGGCAGCGGCATCGACGGCGAGGAGGACCGGCCTGTCGTGCACGTCGCCTATGCCGACGCCGAAGCCTACGCCCGGTGGGCGGGCAAGCGCCTGCCGACCGAGGCGGAGTGGGAGTTCGCCGCCCGTGGCGGCCAGAGCGGCGCGCCGTACCCATGGGGTGATGCCTTCCGCCCCGAGGGACGGTGGATGGCCAATACCTGGCAGGGACGTTTTCCGTACGACAACAGCGCGGCGGACGGCTTCGCCGGGATCGCGCCGGTGGGTCGGTTTCCCGCCAACGAGTACGGTCTCCACGACATGTCGGGTAACGTCTGGGAGTGGTGTGCCGACTGGTACCGCCCCGACACGTACCGGAACGACGCGGCCCGCGGCACCGTCGTCAACCCGGCCGGTCCCGATGACAGCCACGACCCACAGGAACCGGGCCAGGCCAAGCGGGTGCTCCGTGGCGGGTCGTTCCTCTGCACCGACCAGTACTGTTCCCGGTACATCGTCGGCACCCGTGGCAAGGCCGAGGTCTCGTCGGGGTGCAATCACATCGGTTTTCGCTGCGTTCTTTCACCGCGCTGA
- a CDS encoding CHAD domain-containing protein yields MVGTELGSPSRSRWRRFPGGARRILEQGLRSIAELRADIERGRTDPDRIHDLRVAARRSLAHMSLLRDVLPGRPRRWFKKRLRILHRVAARVRDFDSVAARIGRDPSLAGSRCGRRLLAILVASRRAAELPLRRLAVLTGAGGWEERVGRLCASLGHIDVQRHWQHRVRGRLERVIDRFRRAGRRRCRGEAEIHGLRIAGKKLRYHLDAFATFLTNQAVNASRDSLHELQDRLGACTDRAASARTMRHLQRAASARRERRGWRQCRRAEQAAARRARRAFTAWWDRDRRRMFRRHCRELLGNTLP; encoded by the coding sequence ATGGTGGGGACCGAACTGGGGTCACCGTCTCGCTCCCGCTGGAGACGATTCCCGGGGGGGGCCCGCCGGATCCTCGAGCAGGGGCTACGGTCGATCGCCGAGCTGCGCGCCGACATCGAGCGTGGTCGCACTGATCCCGACCGAATCCACGACCTGCGGGTGGCTGCACGCCGGTCGCTCGCCCACATGAGCCTTCTCCGCGACGTGCTTCCGGGTCGTCCGCGCCGGTGGTTCAAGAAGCGACTGCGTATTCTCCACCGTGTCGCCGCCCGGGTGCGCGATTTCGACAGCGTCGCTGCCCGGATCGGCAGGGATCCAAGCTTGGCCGGCTCCCGGTGCGGCCGTCGCCTCCTGGCGATCCTCGTCGCGTCGCGCCGTGCCGCCGAGCTCCCGCTGCGTCGGTTGGCGGTGCTGACCGGAGCCGGCGGATGGGAGGAGCGCGTCGGCCGGCTGTGCGCGTCCCTCGGCCACATCGACGTGCAGCGCCACTGGCAGCACCGCGTCCGGGGACGGCTCGAGAGGGTGATCGACCGTTTTCGCCGGGCCGGGCGGCGACGGTGCCGCGGCGAAGCCGAGATCCATGGCTTACGGATCGCAGGCAAGAAGCTCCGCTATCACCTCGACGCCTTCGCCACCTTCCTGACGAACCAGGCTGTCAACGCGAGTCGAGACTCCCTTCACGAACTCCAGGATCGGCTCGGGGCGTGTACCGACCGTGCCGCGTCTGCCCGTACGATGCGGCACCTGCAGCGCGCGGCATCCGCCAGGCGCGAGCGTCGCGGGTGGCGGCAGTGCCGCCGCGCCGAACAGGCGGCGGCACGGCGTGCGCGACGAGCGTTCACCGCCTGGTGGGATCGAGACCGTCGCCGGATGTTCCGGCGTCATTGCCGCGAGCTCCTCGGAAACACCCTGCCATGA